In one window of Gossypium arboreum isolate Shixiya-1 chromosome 4, ASM2569848v2, whole genome shotgun sequence DNA:
- the LOC108459399 gene encoding uncharacterized protein LOC108459399 — MLSDSKGEELQHQKGLQIKQDDKFFSRLMSKETSMANSSCRVYYGGASGAVPFMWESHPGTPKHPSCDTAIPPLTPPPSYYSSFNSKSKQTKGLKSTLLNSIFPRLITARKAQASPSSSSSRSSTSSSSSLSPCSSLHDAGSSPLPKSSINRKLFHRQMSYFSCSRSPVHSCMDDDDHHHHENEGLGSPTSTLCFGVKPRNLNVFKGCQSMINMKKALLSMVSHGSGQGTSN; from the coding sequence ATGTTGAGTGACAGTAAGGGCGAGGAGCTTCAGCATCAGAAAGGCCTCCAAATCAAGCAAGATGACAAGTTCTTCAGCAGGCTCATGTCTAAAGAAACTTCAATGGCTAACTCTTCTTGCAGGGTCTACTATGGCGGAGCTTCGGGTGCTGTTCCATTCATGTGGGAATCACACCCTGGAACCCCAAAACATCCTTCATGTGACACTGCTATTCCTCCTCTTACTCCACCTCCTTCATATTATTCCTCATTCAACTCCAAATCCAAGCAGACAAAGGGCTTGAAATCCACCCTTTTGAACTCTATCTTTCCCAGGCTTATCACTGCTAGGAAAGCCCAGGCTtccccttcttcttcttcttcacgcTCTTCTACATCATCTTCATCGTCTTTATCACCATGTTCGTCGTTGCATGATGCTGGTTCTTCACCATTGCCTAAATCTTCAATTAACCGAAAGCTATTTCATAGGCAGATGAGCTATTTTTCATGTTCGAGGTCGCCAGTTCATAGCTGCATGGATGATGATGATCATCATCATCATGAAAATGAAGGGCTTGGATCACCAACTTCGACATTGTGTTTTGGGGTTAAACCAAGAAATCTGAATGTGTTTAAAGGATGTCAGTCAATGATAAACATGAAGAAAGCATTGCTCTCAATGGTGAGCCATGGTTCAGGTCAAGGTACtagtaattaa